From Denitrovibrio acetiphilus DSM 12809, the proteins below share one genomic window:
- a CDS encoding MlaD family protein: MTDLPKAKKIYKRQFSIIWLTPILAVGIIVWLLYNGYVNSGKEIRVQFDTGAGLVIGKTPLKYRGITIGKVVDFEIADSLDKVVVVIKLDHEAAGVAKVGNKFWIVKPELSLDRVTGLETIISGSYIEVQPPSYDLADLESRDDESFFVGLKAPPRYEFSGDVVNVNLISESDPKLFRGMTVFHNSIEAGQILSVTYDNKNNIYLVSAMISSEYGQYINETTKFWNISGVDISLDASGFNLHTVPLLGAFQGGVAFDAETTGRRAEPLDEYDLYDNYEDTQLSRMCITLDMPDSYGVKSDRTPVMFKGVKVGLVKDVKLNNDRSGAVVNIMLMKKYLDLAAEGSRFVLRQPSISAKGVENIATAVTGVYLEIIAGAGEPKYEFTLAEEPVVDVPAGSIPIIMTADEKGSVNSGSGIYFKGVRAGVVTGYRLEDSRVIFDAVIFKEFREIAVEGLYFWEADALKVRMSGEGVSIKTTPVAQILESAVKAGFFGARGKKPLERDTVLALYPDEDTAKEAYIAKQGIRKIYLITEDASSLAKGAPVLYKGFKVGELGNRFLDADTGKVRISAMIQPEYKKLVNDKTYFWKLGGSSVKFEGSEIKVSAPDIKEIVLGGVEFDNADAPLGSVGSVIYEDHTDAQKAVNAALSAEKVRLYSDKETITPLGAPVLYRGVKAGEVYSTGYDKKKKAAYADVILYREFSGTLTDTTRFWKSDSFSFEATGRGVDIKAEPIASYTTGALNYESFKKPVGTDIIYSDRGAAEAPDLIRVELQLSNASNLKRKAPVLCNGVQIGYVNTIAGDMTAELLIYEKYADFLREGAKFWIEDVKVSLEGFENVNSMIYGAKINMFPGSGEALFTFKIDDTPVSPYYGRKGLRLVLRSDSRSSLETGSPVYYRQVPAGGVEWVRLADDGSRVEVGIFIEDKYRHLVRSVSVFESVSGINARFGLFSGFRLKTGSAKSILMGGVSFTTENMDAPEAEESQVFELKTD, encoded by the coding sequence ATGACTGATCTGCCGAAAGCAAAGAAAATCTATAAACGACAATTTTCAATAATATGGCTGACACCTATTCTTGCTGTGGGGATCATAGTTTGGCTGTTGTATAACGGGTATGTTAATTCCGGTAAAGAGATACGTGTTCAATTTGATACAGGTGCAGGGCTGGTTATTGGTAAGACACCTTTAAAGTATCGTGGGATAACAATAGGCAAAGTCGTTGATTTTGAAATTGCCGACTCTCTTGATAAAGTTGTAGTGGTTATAAAGCTTGACCATGAAGCAGCAGGTGTAGCAAAAGTAGGGAACAAATTCTGGATCGTCAAGCCTGAGCTCAGTCTTGACCGTGTGACAGGTTTGGAAACTATCATTTCCGGCTCATATATAGAGGTTCAGCCTCCCTCTTATGATCTTGCCGATCTGGAGAGCCGTGATGATGAGAGTTTTTTTGTTGGCTTGAAAGCACCCCCCCGCTATGAATTCTCCGGAGATGTAGTTAATGTTAATCTGATTTCCGAAAGTGACCCGAAACTTTTCAGAGGGATGACAGTTTTTCACAACAGTATTGAAGCAGGACAGATACTTTCGGTAACATATGATAATAAAAACAATATTTATCTAGTGTCAGCAATGATCAGCTCTGAGTACGGTCAGTATATAAATGAAACAACAAAATTCTGGAATATAAGCGGAGTTGATATAAGCCTTGATGCGTCAGGCTTCAACCTTCATACAGTCCCTTTGCTGGGGGCGTTTCAGGGGGGGGTGGCATTTGATGCAGAGACGACAGGCAGACGTGCAGAACCCCTTGATGAGTATGACCTCTATGATAATTATGAAGATACTCAGTTAAGCAGAATGTGCATAACCCTTGATATGCCGGACAGTTATGGAGTGAAATCCGACAGAACGCCTGTTATGTTTAAAGGGGTAAAAGTCGGGCTGGTAAAAGATGTTAAGCTTAATAACGATAGAAGCGGAGCTGTGGTCAATATAATGCTGATGAAGAAATATCTGGATTTAGCAGCAGAAGGGAGCAGGTTTGTTCTCAGACAGCCGAGTATTTCTGCTAAAGGTGTTGAAAACATAGCTACTGCCGTCACAGGCGTTTATCTGGAAATTATTGCCGGAGCAGGCGAGCCGAAGTATGAATTCACCCTTGCAGAGGAACCTGTTGTGGATGTGCCGGCAGGCAGCATCCCTATAATCATGACTGCGGATGAAAAAGGTTCTGTCAATTCGGGGTCGGGCATATATTTTAAAGGTGTTCGTGCCGGTGTTGTCACAGGATACAGACTGGAAGACAGCAGAGTCATTTTTGATGCTGTCATCTTTAAGGAATTCAGAGAGATTGCGGTGGAGGGGCTGTACTTTTGGGAGGCAGATGCTCTGAAGGTGCGAATGAGCGGGGAGGGGGTCAGTATAAAGACGACTCCTGTGGCTCAGATTCTCGAGAGTGCGGTTAAGGCCGGTTTCTTCGGGGCAAGAGGTAAGAAACCTTTGGAGAGAGACACTGTACTTGCTCTTTATCCCGATGAGGATACAGCAAAAGAGGCATATATTGCTAAACAGGGAATAAGAAAAATATACCTTATAACAGAAGATGCCAGCTCCCTTGCGAAGGGAGCCCCCGTGTTATATAAAGGCTTTAAGGTTGGTGAGCTCGGAAACAGGTTTCTGGATGCTGACACGGGAAAAGTGCGGATCAGTGCCATGATACAGCCGGAATATAAAAAACTGGTGAATGATAAAACATATTTCTGGAAGCTGGGCGGTTCTTCGGTAAAGTTCGAAGGATCGGAGATTAAAGTCAGTGCGCCGGATATTAAAGAAATTGTCCTTGGAGGGGTTGAGTTTGATAACGCTGATGCACCTCTGGGAAGTGTCGGGAGTGTAATCTACGAAGATCACACTGATGCACAGAAAGCTGTTAATGCCGCTCTGTCGGCTGAAAAAGTACGCCTCTATTCAGATAAAGAGACTATTACTCCGCTGGGGGCTCCTGTCCTTTACCGTGGGGTTAAAGCCGGAGAAGTCTACAGTACCGGATATGATAAAAAGAAGAAGGCGGCTTATGCGGATGTTATTTTATATCGTGAATTTTCAGGTACTTTGACTGATACAACGAGATTCTGGAAGAGCGATTCATTCAGTTTCGAAGCTACCGGAAGAGGTGTGGATATAAAAGCAGAACCGATTGCATCATATACAACCGGTGCTCTGAATTATGAGTCATTTAAAAAACCTGTCGGCACTGACATTATCTATTCAGACAGAGGTGCAGCAGAGGCGCCGGATCTTATCCGTGTTGAACTGCAGCTGAGCAATGCTTCAAACCTTAAGCGGAAAGCTCCGGTTCTGTGCAACGGGGTGCAGATTGGCTATGTGAATACTATTGCCGGAGACATGACAGCGGAGCTTCTTATATACGAAAAATATGCAGACTTTCTGCGTGAAGGAGCTAAATTCTGGATTGAAGATGTTAAAGTCTCTCTGGAAGGTTTTGAAAATGTTAATTCAATGATATACGGTGCAAAGATAAATATGTTTCCGGGCAGTGGTGAAGCTCTCTTTACTTTTAAAATAGACGACACTCCTGTCTCCCCTTATTATGGCAGGAAGGGGCTTCGGCTTGTGCTTCGGTCGGACAGCAGGAGCTCTCTTGAGACAGGTTCTCCTGTTTATTACAGACAGGTTCCCGCTGGTGGTGTGGAGTGGGTTCGCCTGGCTGATGACGGAAGCCGGGTGGAAGTAGGTATTTTTATAGAGGATAAGTACAGGCACCTTGTACGTTCTGTATCTGTTTTTGAAAGTGTAAGCGGGATAAATGCCAGATTTGGTTTATTCAGCGGCTTCAGGTTAAAAACAGGTTCTGCAAAATCAATTCTGATGGGTGGTGTCTCTTTTACAACTGAAAACATGGATGCTCCGGAAGCAGAAGAATCTCAGGTGTTTGAACTGAAAACAGACTAA
- the dmpI gene encoding 4-oxalocrotonate tautomerase DmpI, which translates to MPVITMQISKTTVEKKKELIEKLTAAAAEVTNISPSSFVVFIEEYEHDNIGVGGQTLTDKIK; encoded by the coding sequence ATGCCGGTAATCACAATGCAAATTAGCAAAACTACAGTTGAAAAAAAGAAAGAACTGATCGAAAAACTAACAGCGGCAGCAGCAGAAGTCACCAATATCAGCCCCAGCTCTTTTGTGGTCTTCATCGAAGAGTATGAACATGATAATATCGGAGTTGGCGGTCAGACACTCACGGATAAAATTAAATGA
- the rbsK gene encoding ribokinase encodes MSKFCVTGSINMDLVTQVDRFPRPGETINGLSFATFPGGKGANQAVALARLGAKVSMVGKTGNDIYAGEYMQYFTNAGVNTECVSQEDTSTGIAVISVDSSGENSIIIVAGANGKVNSLYVSEKQDIISRSDFLLIQLEIPMEAVIQAADIAVKNGTKVILDPAPAADVPDSLLCNVDIITPNETEAEVLTGIKPETDADFRKAGEKLIERGAKNAVMKAGARGAYIYTNGELIHIDGFKVEVKDTTAAGDTFNAGLAYALGKGLLMREAVRFANAAAAISTTKQGAQSGMPVIAEVKTLLN; translated from the coding sequence ATGAGTAAATTTTGTGTAACAGGCAGTATAAACATGGATCTGGTGACACAGGTGGACCGCTTCCCGAGACCTGGTGAAACGATAAACGGTCTCTCCTTTGCCACGTTTCCCGGAGGAAAAGGGGCAAATCAGGCAGTGGCGCTTGCGAGGCTCGGTGCGAAAGTAAGCATGGTGGGCAAAACCGGTAACGATATATATGCCGGCGAATACATGCAGTATTTCACAAACGCCGGAGTTAACACCGAGTGCGTATCACAAGAAGACACATCCACAGGTATAGCCGTTATCAGCGTGGACAGCTCAGGTGAAAATTCAATAATAATAGTGGCAGGGGCAAACGGAAAAGTTAACAGCTTATACGTTTCAGAGAAGCAGGATATAATCAGCAGATCCGACTTTCTCCTCATCCAGCTTGAGATACCCATGGAGGCAGTAATTCAGGCGGCTGACATCGCAGTGAAGAACGGAACAAAAGTGATACTTGACCCGGCTCCGGCTGCGGACGTTCCAGACAGCCTGCTCTGTAATGTTGACATCATAACCCCAAATGAGACAGAAGCTGAAGTTCTGACGGGAATAAAACCGGAAACAGATGCTGATTTCCGCAAAGCCGGCGAAAAGCTAATAGAAAGAGGCGCTAAAAATGCTGTCATGAAAGCCGGTGCAAGGGGTGCATATATATATACCAACGGAGAACTTATTCACATCGACGGTTTCAAGGTTGAGGTAAAGGATACAACAGCAGCAGGGGATACATTTAATGCTGGGCTCGCCTACGCTCTGGGGAAAGGACTGCTCATGAGAGAAGCTGTGCGTTTTGCAAATGCCGCTGCGGCTATCTCTACCACCAAACAGGGAGCACAGAGCGGTATGCCTGTTATAGCAGAAGTCAAAACGCTACTGAACTGA
- a CDS encoding LacI family DNA-binding transcriptional regulator: MKKKITITEIAKLAEVSPATVSLVLNGRPGVGPEAREKVLRIARTNNYKGVTSSRLNRKHKTILFVNVVKHGQILNKNHKEFIADYIDGALNEAERNGYSLEVTAFDSFEPDSLIEHINSSFARGAVILATELKEEDIEHFLKAHIPVVFIDILYPYMPYDFVDMNNDSSVFNLMSHMHRMGHTEAGIVTGTYVTSNFEHRMHSFEKSMQILGMNFTKEHTYSVDSTYEKSYQDMCAILDKKPKLPSALFCVNDIIALGCMKALREHGYKIPDDISVVGFDNLTMSSMAEPPLTTVKVSKKRISMTAVKILLQRIKEGSKMPYEKVMIGGEVVERESVKQLNSGNEWGNHE; this comes from the coding sequence ATGAAAAAGAAAATCACAATAACAGAAATAGCAAAACTTGCCGAAGTCTCCCCTGCCACAGTATCACTGGTTTTGAACGGCAGACCGGGTGTCGGTCCCGAAGCACGGGAAAAAGTACTCAGAATCGCAAGAACCAACAATTACAAAGGCGTCACATCAAGCAGGCTAAACAGAAAGCACAAGACAATTCTCTTTGTAAATGTCGTTAAACACGGGCAGATACTCAATAAGAATCACAAAGAATTTATCGCAGACTACATCGACGGTGCGCTGAATGAAGCAGAACGTAATGGATATTCCCTTGAGGTCACGGCGTTCGACAGCTTCGAGCCGGACAGCCTCATAGAACACATTAACAGCTCATTTGCGAGAGGTGCAGTCATATTAGCAACCGAGCTGAAGGAAGAGGACATTGAGCATTTTCTGAAAGCACATATCCCAGTTGTTTTTATAGACATTCTCTATCCGTACATGCCCTATGACTTCGTAGATATGAACAACGACTCATCCGTATTTAACCTCATGTCGCACATGCACAGGATGGGGCACACAGAAGCTGGAATTGTTACAGGAACATACGTAACAAGCAACTTCGAACACCGTATGCACAGTTTTGAAAAGTCTATGCAGATACTCGGCATGAATTTCACAAAAGAGCATACATACTCTGTTGATTCAACATACGAGAAATCCTATCAGGATATGTGCGCAATACTGGACAAAAAGCCGAAGCTGCCATCTGCCCTCTTCTGTGTAAACGACATCATAGCTCTCGGATGCATGAAAGCTCTCAGAGAACACGGCTATAAAATACCAGACGATATCTCTGTGGTCGGATTTGACAACCTGACTATGAGCTCTATGGCGGAGCCTCCTCTGACAACCGTCAAGGTTTCCAAAAAGCGCATCAGCATGACAGCAGTGAAAATACTGCTCCAGCGGATCAAAGAGGGGAGCAAAATGCCATATGAAAAGGTCATGATAGGCGGTGAAGTTGTAGAGCGGGAAAGTGTTAAACAACTAAACAGCGGAAATGAATGGGGGAACCATGAGTAA
- the rbsD gene encoding D-ribose pyranase — translation MKKGKLLNSRISSVISEMGHTDMLVIADAGLPVPEGSERIDLAVTAGVPDFMTVLNTVLSELQVEKYTLALEIKQKNAHMEKSIVKALESADSSEYVSHEDFKELTKKAKAVIRTGECSPYANVILYSGVVF, via the coding sequence ATGAAAAAAGGTAAACTGCTCAACAGCCGGATATCATCTGTCATTTCTGAGATGGGGCATACTGATATGCTTGTTATAGCTGACGCCGGGCTTCCTGTGCCGGAAGGTTCGGAGCGTATCGACCTTGCCGTGACAGCAGGTGTGCCGGATTTTATGACTGTTCTCAATACTGTTTTAAGCGAGCTTCAGGTAGAGAAATACACTCTCGCTCTGGAGATAAAACAGAAAAATGCCCATATGGAAAAGAGCATAGTAAAAGCTCTCGAAAGTGCAGACAGCTCAGAGTATGTTTCCCACGAAGATTTCAAAGAGCTTACTAAAAAAGCGAAAGCTGTTATCCGGACAGGTGAGTGTTCGCCATATGCAAACGTGATCCTCTATTCGGGGGTGGTGTTTTGA
- a CDS encoding sugar ABC transporter ATP-binding protein translates to MSVTPVLEMKNITKEFPGVKALDNVSLQIFAGEVMALLGENGAGKSTLMKILSGVYTKDSGEIYYKNIPLNVKDPKDAQNKGIAIIHQELNLVPELTVGENIYLGREPVNIYGRIKYREMYDQSAKYLEMLGEGRMSPSAKVSSLSVGQAQIVEIAKALSMDARVIIMDEPTDSLTDVETENLYQVIRELKQQGKALVYISHKLSEVFDICDRATVLRDGTFVDMKPVGELTEESIIQLMVGRPLYERYPKSKGECGEKVFEVSGLTNHKITDVSFSVRRGEVLGIAGLMGSGRSEVAKSIFGAMALTKGTVTIDGEEIKISHPSSAIAKGISYVSEDRKQLGLILDMSVKENITLPALKTFQKFFRFISVDEEIKTSEHYIEKMSIKTTGPMQKVVNLSGGNQQKVAIGKGLVTSPKVVILDEPTRGVDVGAKKEIYDLINELKENGLAIILISSEMPEVMGMSDRIIVMSAGCVAGEVSRADATQEKIMTLAMKNLTKSAV, encoded by the coding sequence ATGAGTGTAACTCCTGTTTTAGAAATGAAAAACATCACAAAGGAATTCCCCGGCGTTAAAGCTCTGGATAATGTTTCGCTCCAGATATTCGCGGGTGAGGTGATGGCTCTTCTTGGTGAAAACGGCGCAGGCAAATCCACTCTTATGAAAATTCTCAGCGGTGTCTATACCAAAGATTCCGGTGAAATCTATTACAAAAATATCCCCCTTAATGTTAAAGACCCGAAAGATGCACAGAACAAAGGTATAGCGATAATCCATCAGGAGCTTAATCTTGTGCCGGAGCTTACTGTTGGCGAGAATATCTATCTCGGCAGGGAGCCTGTCAATATCTATGGCAGGATAAAATATAGAGAGATGTATGACCAGTCTGCAAAATATCTTGAAATGCTGGGGGAGGGGAGGATGTCCCCTTCTGCAAAAGTTTCGTCTCTTAGTGTCGGACAGGCGCAGATAGTAGAGATCGCAAAGGCGCTTTCTATGGATGCCCGTGTGATAATCATGGATGAGCCGACAGATTCGCTGACAGACGTAGAGACAGAGAACCTTTACCAAGTTATCAGAGAGCTGAAACAGCAGGGGAAAGCCCTTGTTTATATCTCACATAAATTATCAGAAGTTTTTGACATATGCGACAGAGCAACCGTCCTGCGTGACGGAACTTTCGTAGACATGAAACCAGTCGGCGAGCTCACAGAGGAGTCGATTATACAGCTTATGGTTGGCAGACCTCTATATGAAAGATACCCGAAATCCAAAGGGGAGTGCGGAGAGAAGGTTTTTGAGGTGAGTGGGCTTACAAATCACAAAATAACTGATGTCAGTTTCAGTGTACGAAGAGGTGAAGTTCTTGGTATTGCCGGGCTGATGGGCTCGGGCAGGAGCGAGGTTGCAAAATCTATCTTCGGTGCTATGGCTCTCACAAAAGGTACTGTCACCATTGACGGCGAAGAGATTAAGATATCTCATCCCTCCAGCGCCATTGCAAAAGGGATATCATATGTTTCTGAGGATAGAAAGCAGCTGGGGCTTATTCTCGACATGTCCGTTAAAGAGAATATTACTCTCCCAGCCCTCAAAACATTTCAGAAATTCTTTCGTTTCATCTCTGTTGACGAAGAGATCAAAACATCTGAGCACTACATTGAGAAGATGTCTATCAAGACCACAGGACCGATGCAGAAGGTTGTGAACCTCAGCGGAGGTAACCAGCAGAAGGTGGCAATAGGCAAAGGGCTTGTGACATCGCCGAAGGTGGTTATCCTGGACGAGCCAACAAGGGGTGTTGATGTCGGTGCGAAGAAAGAGATATACGACCTTATAAACGAGCTTAAAGAAAACGGTCTTGCCATAATCCTGATATCCTCTGAAATGCCGGAGGTGATGGGGATGAGTGACCGCATTATTGTTATGAGTGCGGGGTGTGTGGCTGGGGAAGTTTCCAGAGCAGATGCCACACAGGAAAAGATAATGACACTCGCCATGAAGAATCTGACAAAGAGCGCAGTTTAA
- the rbsC gene encoding ribose ABC transporter permease has protein sequence MKIDFKELLVRFRPLLGLIILAVIISLINPRFLSVNNILNVLRQTSINAVIAAGMTFVILTGGIDLSVGSILAICGAVSAFMIAADAGVAVTLFTTLSLGTILGVLAGIAITKGKVQPFIATLVGMTLLRGATLVFTDGKPISTGYDTAADIYAWFGTGYIFGIPVPVFLMIAVFGISYYVLKHTRFGRYVYAIGGNEEASRLSGVRVSRVKIAVYAISGLTSAVAGIILTSRLSSAQPTAGAGYELDAIAAVVLGGTSLAGGVGTVFGTLTGALIIGILNNALNLMNVSSYYQMIAKGSVILIAVLMDRKK, from the coding sequence ATGAAAATTGACTTTAAAGAACTGTTAGTGAGGTTCAGACCTCTGCTGGGGCTGATCATACTCGCAGTCATAATATCACTGATAAATCCGAGGTTTTTGTCTGTAAACAACATTCTGAATGTTCTGCGCCAAACGTCAATTAACGCTGTGATAGCCGCGGGGATGACATTCGTAATACTTACCGGAGGTATAGACCTTTCTGTTGGATCTATACTTGCCATATGCGGTGCGGTCTCTGCTTTTATGATCGCTGCTGACGCCGGAGTCGCCGTCACACTTTTTACAACATTATCATTGGGGACAATTCTCGGGGTGCTGGCAGGTATAGCTATAACCAAAGGGAAGGTTCAGCCTTTCATAGCAACCCTTGTGGGGATGACCCTTCTTAGGGGTGCAACTCTTGTCTTTACTGATGGTAAGCCGATCTCCACAGGGTACGATACTGCCGCTGATATTTATGCATGGTTCGGGACAGGGTACATATTCGGCATACCTGTTCCTGTTTTTCTCATGATTGCGGTTTTCGGTATCTCTTATTATGTTTTAAAACATACCCGTTTCGGACGATACGTTTACGCTATCGGGGGGAACGAAGAGGCATCTAGACTTTCCGGTGTGCGTGTCAGCAGGGTGAAGATAGCTGTTTATGCAATAAGCGGGCTGACCTCTGCTGTTGCAGGTATTATCCTGACATCAAGACTCTCATCTGCTCAGCCCACGGCTGGGGCAGGGTATGAGCTTGACGCCATTGCAGCGGTTGTACTTGGCGGGACGAGTCTTGCGGGCGGTGTAGGTACTGTGTTTGGAACGCTGACAGGTGCGCTTATCATAGGCATACTGAACAATGCGCTGAATCTTATGAATGTTTCGTCCTATTATCAGATGATCGCAAAGGGTTCTGTGATACTTATCGCAGTCCTTATGGATAGAAAGAAGTGA
- the rbsB gene encoding ribose ABC transporter substrate-binding protein RbsB gives MKKLFVIILVVAFAALPAFAANKTVGLVVSTLNNPFFVTLKDGAVEKAGELGIDLVVLDSQNDPAKEIANVEDLLSRGVAAILINPTDSDAVGNAIKIANRAKIPVVTLDRGANRGEVVSHIASDNVAGGKMAGEYIIEKLGKKGKVVELEGIPGTSAARDRGKGFNSAVKGTGVEVVARQTADFDRTKGLNVMENILQAQPSIDAVFAHNDEMALGALKAIQGTDRKIIVVGFDATDDAVKSVKEGEMAATVAQQPAFIGAKGVEIAKAFLEGKKVEANVPVGLKLITK, from the coding sequence ATGAAGAAGCTATTTGTAATTATACTGGTTGTTGCCTTCGCGGCACTTCCGGCTTTCGCAGCAAACAAGACGGTGGGTCTTGTCGTGTCCACATTAAATAATCCTTTCTTTGTCACACTGAAGGATGGGGCAGTTGAAAAAGCGGGCGAGCTTGGCATAGACCTTGTGGTTCTCGACTCTCAGAATGACCCCGCAAAAGAGATCGCTAATGTTGAAGATCTTCTTTCAAGGGGTGTCGCAGCAATACTTATAAACCCAACAGACTCAGATGCTGTGGGCAATGCTATCAAAATCGCAAACAGAGCAAAAATACCTGTTGTCACACTGGACAGAGGCGCAAACAGGGGTGAGGTTGTCTCTCATATAGCTTCCGATAATGTTGCCGGCGGTAAAATGGCTGGTGAATATATCATCGAAAAACTCGGCAAAAAAGGGAAAGTTGTTGAGCTTGAAGGTATCCCGGGCACATCCGCAGCTAGGGACAGAGGCAAGGGTTTTAACTCTGCTGTAAAAGGTACAGGAGTTGAGGTTGTTGCCCGCCAGACAGCGGATTTCGACAGAACAAAGGGGCTTAACGTTATGGAGAATATCCTTCAGGCACAGCCGTCAATAGATGCTGTTTTTGCTCATAACGATGAGATGGCTCTTGGCGCTCTTAAGGCTATTCAGGGGACAGACAGGAAAATTATTGTGGTAGGGTTTGACGCCACTGATGACGCTGTGAAATCTGTCAAAGAGGGTGAGATGGCAGCGACTGTTGCTCAGCAGCCGGCTTTTATCGGTGCGAAAGGTGTAGAGATAGCCAAGGCTTTTCTCGAAGGTAAGAAAGTTGAAGCGAACGTCCCTGTCGGACTGAAACTTATCACTAAATAA
- a CDS encoding carbon starvation CstA family protein gives MIIFFTSVALLVAGYFVYGAVVDRIFEPDETRPTPAVTHTDGVDFVEMKEWKIYLVQLLNIAGLGPIFGPILGALYGPSALLWIVFGTIFGGAVHDYFSGMLSIRSEGKSIPDVVGYNLGYFFKQFMRVLSVVLLLLVGVVFVLGPAKLLTNMTGISVPILVGIIFAYYFVATILPIDKIIGKVYPIFGAVLIFMAAGLIIALIAKGYHFFPEKTLANINPQKLPLWPLMFITIACGAISGFHATQSPLMARCLPNEKMGRKVFYGAMVGEGIIALVWATLGLSFYQNVEGLNAALAIGGPAYVVNEISTTLLGGFGGLLAVVGVIILPISSGDTAFRSARLIIADMLNFDQKPHLKRLMICVPLFIVGFLITKSNFGVIWRYFGWANQTLAAVVLWSAAAYLIKLGKFHWIASVPATFMTAVTVTYLAYAKIGFGLDIQISTYIGIVAAVVAVIAFFVAFRKRVSTEEAESITA, from the coding sequence ATGATCATATTTTTTACCAGTGTAGCACTGCTGGTCGCAGGCTACTTTGTTTATGGTGCAGTGGTGGACAGGATTTTTGAACCGGACGAAACGAGACCCACCCCTGCAGTTACTCACACAGACGGTGTGGATTTTGTGGAGATGAAGGAGTGGAAGATTTACCTCGTTCAGCTTCTTAATATCGCAGGGTTAGGTCCTATCTTCGGTCCTATCCTCGGTGCTCTTTACGGCCCGAGTGCTCTTCTCTGGATAGTCTTTGGTACTATTTTCGGCGGAGCAGTGCACGACTATTTCTCCGGCATGCTCTCAATCAGGAGCGAAGGCAAAAGTATCCCTGACGTTGTCGGGTATAATCTTGGTTATTTTTTCAAACAATTTATGCGTGTTCTTTCCGTGGTTCTTCTTTTACTTGTCGGTGTTGTTTTTGTTCTCGGACCTGCAAAACTTCTTACAAATATGACCGGTATTTCAGTTCCGATACTTGTAGGTATTATTTTCGCTTATTATTTCGTAGCAACCATACTTCCTATCGATAAAATCATCGGGAAAGTATATCCGATTTTCGGTGCGGTACTTATCTTTATGGCAGCAGGTCTTATTATTGCTCTTATAGCAAAAGGCTATCATTTTTTTCCGGAAAAAACTCTTGCGAACATCAACCCTCAGAAACTCCCTCTGTGGCCTTTGATGTTCATAACCATTGCCTGTGGTGCGATAAGCGGCTTTCATGCCACACAATCCCCGCTGATGGCAAGGTGCCTGCCTAATGAAAAGATGGGGAGAAAAGTTTTTTATGGAGCTATGGTCGGTGAAGGTATTATCGCTCTCGTGTGGGCGACACTTGGACTCAGCTTTTATCAGAATGTCGAGGGGCTGAATGCAGCTCTTGCCATCGGTGGACCTGCGTACGTTGTAAACGAGATATCTACGACACTTCTCGGAGGTTTCGGTGGTCTGCTTGCTGTGGTGGGTGTTATCATTCTCCCTATCAGTTCCGGTGACACAGCTTTCCGCAGTGCGAGACTTATTATTGCCGACATGCTGAATTTTGACCAGAAGCCTCACCTGAAGAGACTTATGATATGCGTTCCGCTTTTTATCGTGGGATTTCTTATTACAAAGTCAAACTTTGGTGTCATCTGGAGATACTTCGGCTGGGCTAACCAGACTCTTGCGGCTGTTGTCTTATGGTCTGCTGCTGCATATCTTATTAAGCTGGGCAAGTTCCACTGGATAGCGTCAGTGCCTGCAACATTTATGACTGCGGTTACTGTGACCTACCTTGCATATGCGAAAATAGGCTTCGGGCTGGACATACAGATTTCAACTTATATCGGGATTGTTGCGGCTGTAGTTGCAGTTATTGCATTTTTTGTTGCTTTCAGAAAGCGGGTAAGCACAGAAGAGGCAGAATCTATAACGGCGTAA